One window of the Eucalyptus grandis isolate ANBG69807.140 chromosome 8, ASM1654582v1, whole genome shotgun sequence genome contains the following:
- the LOC104416068 gene encoding L-type lectin-domain containing receptor kinase IX.1 produces the protein MIARRVRFDTDSRDILHEGVSEATYGHVDLNSLHPAHLYQVGRIKYAKPVRIWDPVTGRQANFSTRFSFTIETDGSAQHSDGITFFLAPVGIPIPPNSAGGFLGLFNASTFNEGPQNRIVMVEFDTYVNSQYDPPVHHIGINQNSLSPRVYARWDPGLHSGKPVNVNVTYNSVSKNLSVFWSFDGKLLSQYKANHSLSWLVDLARVLPESAEIGFSASFGTHPERHSVNSWEFTSDLDDVDKPRWLWILVVVPTACFLLVISASSCFLAVKRREKHGYSALSDIDKEIGPLPTKFTYQELLAATNGFADDRRLGRGGSAQVYKGFLSHSNRLVAVKRIFAESRHSEKVFVNEVKIISRTIHRNLVPFVGWCQEEGEFLLVYEYMPNGSLDHHLFGPRRSLPWAVRYGVALGLASALNYLHEELEKWVLHRDIKAANVLLDTSFTTRLGDFGVAKLIDPRFRSQTTDVVGTCGYLAPEYFISGKATKESDMFSFGVVALEIACGRRSYEDGEVWVALHKWVWELYLASNILGAADEALGSGFRREEMECLMRVGLWCVHPDPVRRPKAGQVIRFLQLEDSVPELPHDAFNGPVSHRPSASQLGILESPSAPPIQESVFRKLDKSCLLKSYGNTC, from the exons ATGATTGCTCGCCGTGTCCG CTTCGACACGGATAGTAGGGACATATTGCACGAGGGAGTTTCGGAGGCCACGTATGGACATGTCGATCTCAACTCCCTCCATCCTGCGCATCTTTACCAGGTGGGGCGGATTAAGTACGCCAAGCCTGTCCGCATATGGGATCCTGTCACGGGGCGCCAAGCGAACTTCTCAACCCGTTTCTCGTTCACCATCGAGACTGACGGCTCTGCTCAGCACAGTGATGGCATCACCTTCTTCCTCGCTCCCGTGGGGATCCCGATCCCGCCCAACTCGGCTGGCGGATTCCTGGGATTGTTCAACGCGAGCACGTTTAATGAAGGGCCTCAGAACCGGATTGTCATGGTCGAGTTCGACACCTATGTGAACAGCCAGTATGATCCCCCAGTGCATCACATAGGAATCAATCAGAACTCGCTGTCGCCGCGCGTTTATGCCCGCTGGGATCCCGGATTGCACAGCGGGAAACCGGTCAATGTTAACGTGACCTACAATTCTGTGAGCAAGAACCTCAGTGTGTTCTGGTCGTTCGACGGCAAACTGCTCTCCCAATATAAGGCCAATCACTCGCTTTCTTGGCTTGTTGATCTGGCAAGAGTCCTTCCTGAATCTGCAGAGATCGGGTTCTCAGCTTCTTTCGGCACCCATCCAGAGAGACATAGCGTCAATTCATGGGAGTTCACTTCGGATTTGGACGACGTAGATAAACCTCGCTGGTTATGGATACTGGTCGTTGTTCCCACGGCATGTTTTTTACTGGTGATCTCCGCAAGTTCTTGCTTTTTAGCCGTCAAGAGGAGGGAAAAGCATGGTTACAGCGCCCTTTCCGACATAGATAAAGAGATTGGCCCATTGCCTACGAAGTTCACTTATCAGGAGTTGCTCGCGGCGACCAATGGCTTCGCAGACGATAGAAGGCTGGGCCGAGGCGGGTCTGCCCAAGTCTATAAAGGGTTCTTGAGCCATTCGAACCGCCTGGTCGCCGTCAAAAGGATCTTTGCGGAGTCCCGACACTCCGAGAAGGTCTTTGTCAACGAGGTGAAGATCATAAGCCGAACAATACACAGAAACCTGGTGCCGTTTGTTGGGTGGTGTCAAGAGGAAGGTGAGTTCTTGCTCGTCTACGAGTACATGCCCAATGGCAGCCTCGACCACCACCTCTTTGGGCCCCGGAGAAGCCTGCCGTGGGCTGTGCGATACGGCGTGGCGCTCGGCCTGGCATCCGCCCTTAACTACCTCCACGAGGAGCTCGAGAAATGGGTTCTCCACCGGGACATAAAGGCAGCCAACGTGCTGCTCGACACCAGCTTCACAACCAGGCTCGGCGACTTCGGAGTGGCCAAGCTCATTGACCCCAGGTTCAGGTCTCAGACAACAGACGTGGTTGGGACTTGCGGGTACCTGGCGCCAGAGTACTTCATTAGTGGGAAGGCCACGAAGGAGTCCGACATGTTCAGCTTCGGCGTGGTGGCCCTGGAGATTGCGTGCGGCCGGAGGAGCTATGAGGACGGAGAGGTCTGGGTCGCGTTGCACAAGTGGGTCTGGGAACTCTACCTCGCCAGCAACATCCTCGGCGCGGCCGATGAGGCCTTGGGCTCAGGGTTCCGGAGGGAGGAAATGGAGTGCCTGATGAGGGTGGGGTTGTGGTGCGTGCACCCCGACCCCGTGAGAAGGCCAAAGGCGGGGCAAGTGATCAGGTTCCTCCAGCTGGAGGACTCAGTCCCCGAGCTGCCGCACGACGCGTTCAACGGTCCAGTTTCACACCGGCCATCGGCTTCGCAATTAGGAATACTGGAATCTCCATCTGCTCCTCCTATTCAAGAATCTGTGTTTAGGAAGCTAGACAAATCCTGTCTCCTAAAGTCATACGGCAACACATGCTGA